One stretch of Monomorium pharaonis isolate MP-MQ-018 chromosome 10, ASM1337386v2, whole genome shotgun sequence DNA includes these proteins:
- the LOC105827748 gene encoding collagen alpha-1(IV) chain, giving the protein MMRPRAAATSGIIGDAGRGISRPVPLVLRITCVLALLVHAATWIPIAEAVICKDSYKCDCKGIKGHQGFSGIPGPQGTEGLPGEIGPDGPPGPKGEKGAAGEYGATGEKGYRGDDGIRGFVGAPGLSGNPGLPGVVGPDGLDGCNGTDGRAGAPGIPGVFGPRGLPGPTGDYGFSGEPGDGGINSVGSKGIRGNPGIDGLEGYQGPRGFPGDMGYPGDTGDFGAPGPPGLPGLQGDRGDTVYGVKGQLGEQGDRGEPGPPGKVVEYKKPENSTAVKGPQGPKGMKGFYGDRGRKGEMGAKGPLGRPGFLGIKGVKGEQGDDGPRGKQGVTGPPGPAGEKGEKGAPGFAGLPGSDGNDGESGEEGNRGPPGKQGAEGEPGQYIPELDEIIAGNIGIQGDLGPPGEPGESGTPGLPGKVGFIGPPGPPGPPGIPGLSGAKGSSIKGEQGDDGLPGPMGPQGHSGLPGLPGTMGAKGFPGVTITGPPGPDGNLGLPGLSGPPGERGDPGPPGEKGFPGKGIRIRGPTGERGLPGKPGISGPDGWPGFPGPKGTKGFRGDDCGVCAPGLPGEKGERGESGLDGYPGASGFPGLPGPRGFKGIQGKRGLQGPAGLQGDSGRSGIAGVQGPKGESGRIFLPPGEKFVGPPGDLGEKGLPGPEGIRGPRGQPGPIGDTGVPGPKGEKGEHGSPGLPGRDGLPGWDGIPGEKGEDATIPIEFLRGDPGYPGESGIKGIQGDKGNKGEPGDSAEYTAESRGNKGYKGARGAPGESGFKGLQGHPGDEGLSGLPGEPGSPGISLQGSIGLKGYPGMPGDQGPRGTSGSPGPQGPVGFPGRIGNKGERGDPGTNLTYGEIGERGWYGPKGDIGDHGPQGLPGRTGGDGSKGAKGAKGAPGYEGLSGLQGAKGQHGDSIQGDRGFPGIPGQPGMSGRIGDVGSPGPDGPSGFDGMKGLKGEIGFIGRRGDDGDVGPQGYQGMHGIQGQPGTPGEKGDVGETGDPGPRGWPGFDGIEGAVGPKGEVGDAGIPGLPGVTGPLGLKGIRGNTGLEGLAGIPGENSFSGPQGDVGEPGFMGEVGPPGLTGFDGRPGLPGEPGLATDGFNGLQGQKGEPGFDGYNGIPGPKGEIGDMGPDGLKGERGEQGFPGRPGSPGISGRHGAKGERGPFGPPGFDGVKGKPGLSGDPGIIGRPGMPGEPGVRGVPGIMGAPGSKGHVGEPGLPSYAFAQKGDIGNRGHDGFPGVKGQSGEPGYSGMPGLKGQIGDRGYPGSVGFPGLPGFPGVPGDQGPRGAPGLSGEFAEPGEPGRPGLDGMPGIPGRPGQKGAPGEYGPNGPKGISGDIGHSLRGPKGMVGEPGPRGFVGLPGIPGLEGLQGFPGAPGPKGFHGEPGWPAGAAKGQPGEPGWPGLDGRSGPKGMKGDSGLAGFDGLPGPKGERGETGEPGLRGLPGPSGPQGPKGERGINPFPPFPRRGLPGDIGEPGLPGFPGLQGMMGEPGKDGLPGRQGETGMIGIPGPQGPDGKDGPPGYQGPPGTTGRQGQPGFRGTPGIPAPNGIGPRDRGFYFARHSQSEMIPICPKNTVKIWEGFSLLHTMGNGRPYAQDLGAAGSCVKKFATMPFLFCNLNNVCDYANRNDYSYWLSTTEPMPMMMTPIPAPEVGRYISRCSVCEAPTRVIAIHSQSMAIPECPGGWEEIWVGYSFLMHRDAGADGGGQSLVSPGSCLEEFRVRPFIECRGLGTCNYFATATSYWLATIRNEEMFRKPLQQTLKADHTSRVSRCTVCLRRRVTEVLKPFTSNSQRAPNNWGTAPVAPNRNVPDYESRTPPSRGRYPNHRRVPYHYRRRGRVRGNPWERSTESPNNL; this is encoded by the exons GGCGATGACGGTATACGAGGGTTTGTGGGAGCCCCAGGACTTTCA GGTAATCCTGGCCTGCCTGGTGTGGTGGGTCCAGATGGATTGGACGGATGCAACGGAACTGACGGTCGCGCTGGTGCACCGGGTATACCCGGAGTTTTCGGGCCTCGTGGTTTACCAGGACCTACGGGCGATTATGGCTTTTCGGGAGAGCCTGGCGATGGAGGTATAAATTCGGTCGGCTCCAAAGGAATTCGCGGGAATCCCGGAATCGATGGACTAGAG GGTTATCAAGGACCTCGCGGGTTCCCCGGCGACATGGGTTATCCAGGAGACACGGGCGACTTT GGTGCGCCGGGTCCTCCTGGCTTGCCAGGTTTGCAAGGTGATCGTGGTGACACCGTGTACGGTGTGAAAGGTCAGCTTGGTGAACAGGGAGATAGGGGAGAGCCTGGACCACCGGGCAAGGTGGTCGAATATAAGAAGCCAGAAAATTCGACGGCCGTAAAGGGACCACAGGGGCCAAAGGGTATGAAAGGCTTTTATGGCGATCGAGGTCGCAAGGGAGAGATGGGCGCCAAGGGTCCGCTG ggTCGACCAGGTTTCTTAGGTATTAAAGGTGTAAAAGGTGAGCAAGGTGATGATGGACCAAGAGGTAAGCAAGGTGTCACGGGCCCGCCAGGCCCTGCTGGtgagaaaggagagaaaggagCTCCAGGATTTGCTGGACTGCCTGGTTCGGATGGAAAcgat GGAGAGTCAGGAGAAGAAGGAAATCGTGGTCCACCTGGTAAACAAGGAGCTGAGGGTGAACCTGGACAATACATTCCAGAACTTGATGAGATTATTGCCGGAAATATTGGAATTCAAGGAGATCTTG GCCCTCCTGGTGAACCTGGTGAATCAGGAACACCGGGTCTGCCCGGAAAGGTCGGCTTCATAGGACCACCAGGACCACCAGGACCACCGGGTATCCCTGGTCTATCGGGAGCAAAAGGCTCGTCCATAAAAGGAGAACAAGGAGATGATG gCTTACCAGGGCCTATGGGGCCGCAAGGACATTCCGGATTGCCCGGTTTACCTGGAACTATGGGAGCCAAAGGATTCCCGGGAGTAACGATAACTGGACCACCAGGACCAGACGGGAATCTAGGTCTTCCAGGATTATCAGGCCCACCCGGTGAACGCGGTGATCCTGGTCCTCcag GAGAGAAAGGTTTTCCTGGAAAAGGAATAAGAATTCGTGGACCAACCGGAGAACGAGGTCTCCCTGGAAAACCTGGCATCTCTGGACCTGATGGTTGGCCTGGGTTTCCTGGTCCCAAAGGTACCAAAGGTTTTCGAGGAGATGATTGTGGCGTATGTGCTCCAG GATTACCCGGTGAAAAAGGAGAACGTGGTGAATCTGGTTTGGACGGATATCCTGGAGCTTCAGGATTTCCTGGTCTACCCGGACCACGCGGATTCAAAGGAATACAAGGAAAGCGAGGTTTGCAAGGCCCGGCGGGACTTCAAGGCGATAGCGGAAGATCCGGTATTGCGGGAGTTCAAGGACCTAAAGGAGAATCGGGAAGAATATTCCTTCCACCAGGTGAAAAGTTTGTGGGTCCACCTGGTGATTTAGGCGAGAAAGGCTTACCTGGCCCCGAAGGAATCAGAGGTCCGCGTGGACAACCGGGACCCATCGGTGATACAGGTGTACCAGGACCAAAAGGAGAAAAA GGTGAACATGGTTCCCCTGGATTGCCGGGAAGAGATGGTTTGCCAGGATGGGATGGCATTCCTGGCGAAAAAGGTGAAGATGCCACAATACCAATCGAGTTCTTACGCGGAGATCCAGGATATCCGGGAGAATCGGGAATCAAGGGAATTCAAGGAGATAAGGGTAACAAAGGAGAACCTGGTGACTCCGCAGAATACACTGCAGAGAGCAGGGGCAACAAAGGCTATAAAGGTGCCAGAGGAGCTCCCG GTGAATCTGGTTTCAAAGGTCTCCAAGGACATCCTGGTGATGAAGGTTTATCAGGTTTACCTGGTGAGCCCGGTTCTCCAGGAATTTCGCTTCAAGGTTCTATCGGTTTGAAAGGATATCCCGGAATGCCAGGAGACCAGGGTCCTCGAGGCACATCAGGCTCACCTGGGCCACAGGGACCAGTAGGGTTTCCG GGTCGCATTGGTAACAAAGGCGAACGAGGAGATCCGGGAACGAATTTAACATATGGTGAGATTGGAGAACGAGGATGGTATGGTCCGAAGGGTGACATCGGTGATCATGGTCCACAAGGATTGCCTGGCCGAACAGGAGGGGATGGTTCAAAGGGTGCCAAGGGTGCTAAGGGAGCGCCTGGTTACGAGGGATTGTCTGGACTTCAA GGAGCCAAAGGTCAACATGGAGACAGTATACAAGGAGATCGTGGATTCCCGGGAATACCTGGCCAGCCTGGAATGTCTGGAAGAATCGGAGACGTCGGTTCCCCTG GTCCTGATGGTCCTTCCGGTTTTGATGGAATGAAGGGCTTGAAAGGAGAAATCGGCTTTATCGGACGACGTGGTGATGACGGTGACGTGGGACCTCAAGGATATCAAGGGATGCACGGTATACAAGGTCAACCGGGTACTCCAGGAGAAAAGGGAGATGTCGGCGAAACCGGTGATCCGGGACCACGCGGTTGGCCCGGTTTCGACGGTATAGAAGGAGCAGTCGGTCCTAAAGGAGAGGTGGGAGACGCTGGAATTCCCGGTTTACCAGGAGTGACAGGACCGCTTGGATTAAAAGGCATCAGGGGTAACACTGGTCTTGAAGGATTAGCGGGAATCCCTGGCGAAAACTCCTTCAGCGGTCCCCAAGGTGACGTGGGTGAACCTGGTTTTATGGGAGAAGTTGGGCCACCTGGTTTAACTGGATTCGATGGACGACCAGGTTTACCGGGAGAACCAGGATTAGCCACTGATGGTTTCAATGGCTTGCAAGGACAGAAAGGTGAACCTGGTTTCGACGGATATAATGGTATCCCAGGGCCAAAA GGAGAAATTGGTGATATGGGTCCTGATGGATTAAAAGGTGAACGAGGCGAGCAAGGCTTTCCAGGAAGACCAGGGTCACCTGGAATATCCGGTAGACATGGTGCGAAAGGTGAAAGGGGCCCATTTGGACCACCTGGCTTTGACGGTGTGAAAGGAAAACCCGGTCTCAGCGGTGATCCGGGTATAATAGGCAGACCag GAATGCCGGGTGAGCCGGGTGTGAGAGGAGTCCCAGGTATTATGGGTGCTCCCGGATCGAAAGGTCATGTAGGTGAACCTGGTTTACCATCTTATGCATTCGCGCAGAAGGGTGATATTGGTAATCGCGGCCACGATGGTTTCCCTGGTGTGAAAGGACAATCAGGTGAACCAGGATATAGTGGTATGCCTGGTCTTAAG GGTCAAATTGGAGACAGAGGATATCCGGGTTCTGTTGGTTTTCCTGGTTTACCTGGTTTCCCTGGCGTGCCAGGTGATCAAGGACCTCGCGGAGCTCCag GATTGTCTGGTGAATTTGCTGAACCCGGTGAACCTGGACGTCCTGGTCTCGATGGTATGCCTGGTATCCCAGGACGCCCAGGACAAAAAGGAGCTCCTGGTGAATATGGGCCGAACGGACCTAAAGGAATTTCTGGCGATATAGGTCATAGCCTTCGCGGTCCTAAAGGAATGGTTGGAGAACCAG GTCCGCGAGGATTTGTCGGCTTACCAGGTATACCAGGTTTAGAAGGATTGCAAGGCTTCCCCGGAGCACCAGGACCAAAAGGTTTCCATGGAGAACCGGGATGGCCTGCAGGCGCTGCCAAAGGACAACCCGGCGAACCCGGATGGCCTGGATTAGATGGTCGATCTGGTCCGAAAGGAATGAAAGGTGACTCTGGTCTTGCCGGTTTCGACGGATTGCCAGGACcgaaaggagaaagaggagaaacCGGTGAACCGGGCCTACGTGGGCTGCCTGGTCCTTCAGGACCACAG ggACCGAAAGGAGAACGTGGTATAAATCCTTTCCCGCCATTCCCGAGACGAGGACTTCCCGGTGATATAGGAGAACCAGGATTACCTg GTTTCCCTGGACTACAGGGAATGATGGGTGAACCTGGCAAAGACGGCTTGCCGGGACGACAGGGTGAAACAGGAATGATTGGAATTCCTGGACCGCAAGGACCAGATGGTAAAGATGGACCTCCCGGTTATCAAGGACCTCCAGGAACAACTGGACGACAAGGACAGCCAG GTTTTCGTGGCACACCAGGAATACCTGCGCCGAATGGAATTGGCCCGAGGGACAGAGGATTCTACTTTGCTCGTCATTCGCAATCCGAAATGATACCGATCTGTCCAAAGAACACCGTGAAGATATGGGAAGGATTTTCGCTGTTGCACACTATGGGCAATGGACGACCTTACGCGCAGGACCTTG GCGCTGCTGGCAGCTGCGTCAAGAAGTTTGCCACTATGCCTTTCTTATTCTGTAATCTGAATAATGTATGTGATTACGCTAATCGTAACGACTATAGTTATTGGCTCAGCACAACCGAGCCTATGCCAATGATGATGACACCAATACCAGCACCGGAAGTTGGTAGATACATATCAAGATGTTCTGTGTGCGAAGCACCAACTAGGGTAATAGCTATTCATAGTCAATCCATGGCAATACCCGAGTGTCCGGGTGGCTGGGAGGAAATCTGGGTTGGATACAGTTTCCTCATG CATAGAGATGCTGGTGCGGACGGTGGTGGCCAGTCTCTGGTCTCGCCCGGATCTTGCTTGGAGGAGTTCCGCGTTAGACCGTTCATCGAATGCCGCGGTCTTGGCACTTGCAACTACTTCGCCACAGCGACGTCATATTGGCTAGCAACCATCCGCAACGAGGAGATGTTCCGTAAACCACTACAGCAGACGCTCAAAGCTGACCACACGTCCCGAGTGAGCCGCTGCACTGTATGTCTCCGTCGACGAGTCACCGAGGTTCTGAAACCCTTCACGTCCAATAGCCAACGGGCTCCCAATAATTGGGGCACCGCTCCGGTAGCACCAAATCGCAATGTGCCTGATTATGAATCTAGGACACCACCTAGCCGGGGAAGATATCCCAATCACAGACGCGTACCCTATCACTACCGTAGAAGAGGTCGCGTGCGCGGCAATCCTTGGGAACGATCGACAGAATCTCCTAACAATTTGTAG